In Fluviicola taffensis DSM 16823, the following are encoded in one genomic region:
- a CDS encoding ASCH domain-containing protein, with the protein MSKLIIPFILITLISCNQDKKAIITSHKNNYETKNSMKEYWKEFQKNNSEYTNIEQPPSFFFCDNKKEADECADLVVQKIKQATSPSVWWFQKNNEPFPKIGDIAIVTNWDGEPKAIIRTVKVEIVKLKHITPEYAQIEGEGDKTLDYWKKAHWDYYTNEMKEFNEYPSEEMEIVCEYFETIW; encoded by the coding sequence TAATAACCTTAATATCTTGTAATCAAGATAAAAAGGCAATAATTACGAGTCATAAAAACAATTATGAAACCAAAAATTCTATGAAAGAATATTGGAAAGAATTTCAAAAAAACAATAGTGAATATACTAATATTGAACAACCTCCATCTTTTTTCTTTTGTGATAATAAAAAAGAAGCTGATGAATGTGCCGACCTAGTCGTTCAAAAAATTAAACAAGCTACCTCACCATCTGTATGGTGGTTTCAGAAAAATAATGAACCATTTCCAAAAATTGGAGATATTGCTATTGTTACAAATTGGGACGGAGAACCTAAAGCAATAATAAGGACAGTAAAAGTAGAGATCGTTAAATTGAAACATATTACACCAGAATACGCTCAAATTGAAGGTGAAGGAGATAAAACATTGGATTATTGGAAAAAAGCACATTGGGATTACTACACCAATGAAATGAAAGAATTCAATGAATATCCGAGCGAAGAAATGGAAATTGTATGCGAATATTTTGAAACTATTTGGTGA